CCCTCCTGTTCTTACAACAATCAACAATACATACATTATATAAATCAATTAACTACAATTCAAATCgctttaaatctatttatttttctcttctctGAGATAATGGAAAGGTGGTGGTGCCAACCCTCAACATACATGAACAGGAACAAAAGGCAGCTCTTTACACCCCATCTGCTAAATTCAGCTATTGTCAACAACTTAATATCCCTAAACCCTAATATAATATCAACTTCCGCTAAATTTAGCACCTGTTCCTGTTCCAAACTCATCTCCTAACTGATAACTTATATTAATtagttttacataaaaattgaAATGGTCTATAATATTTAATCGCTTGCTAGCTCTACATCGATCATTAGTCCTGCTAGCAGTTGGCTCAGCATGCACTTTAGGCCTTGGCTTCCTCAGCTCTTCTCTTCTGATCACCTGAAAGTTGCTCCAAATGATGGTGTCCAAAAATCAGCTGTGGTCTCATTAGCAACCGGGAATGTGCTTGAAATTGGAACCAAACAGAGTCCTCGGCTTTGTAGATCTTGTTGTGCTCCTTCCGAGGCCTCCTCCATTTTATCAGTACCCTGTTGCTGTTGCATGGGAGCTCCATTTTTCATATATGGAGTACTTAAAACCTGAAATATTACATAAAGAAAAACTTTTATATCAGAACTAAGTCCAGACTTGCATAAAGAATTTCATTAGGTCTACCTTCTTTATGAAGAACAACCCGGAaaacaaattaatcaattaattattttgtttctgtAGGCAACTAGGGTTTCTTAATTTAACAAGTCTaagcccaaaaaaaataaatagagtTACTAAAAGGAACGTACACTGACTTGATCGTGGAGGAATTTGATGTACTCAATAGCTTCGTGGAGGACAGAAGCTGTATCAgtctgaaaaagaaaaacaaaaaggatTCAAGGTAAGTTTGATGAATTCCTCTATTTAGCAAATTAGTAAAGTGTTTTTTTCTTGAAAAGGTACAgaagaaaacaacaaaactcTACCTTTCCGAAAGGTGAAACCAATTGCTGGAGAGCAGTGATCCGGTCCCCAAGCTTCTCCTTCCGAACCTAATCAATAACAAATTAATCAagctttaattaaaattttaaaaatcactttgacaaagaaaagcttGCTAGCTCATCAATCGATGGCTGCTGCCAAAAGCTTTTGATTAGATATGTTTGTCGTACCTTAAAAGTCGGTAAGGGTGAAGGTGTTTCAATTCGAGCTCTTTTGAATACAGGTTCACAGGCGCTGCTGCTACTTTTCTTTACAACAGAGGAGCTTGAGTCTTGGACATCTCCATTAGTATTGGCCTGAAATTTCGAAATTTCAACATCTAAATTATTAGTCTCAAACCCTTTTGTCATAAATTTCAACATCTAAATTATTAGTCTCAAACccttttgtcatacatatggtcataaaccctagctagctagctatatGTTGAAGAGGTAAACTGTAAGGTTCATTACTTACCTTGGTGGTAAAGTTGTTGGAATTGGGTTTCTTTTCATGAAAAGGTGACAGAGAAGGTGTTGTATACTGTGCTTGTGAGGAGGAAAACAGATCATTACTAGATCGAATAGTATTGTCTTGATTTAAAGCCGCGGGAGTGGGGGCGTTCCAGAAGGGTGTACTAATGTTATTGGAAAAGTGCAAGCTACCGCCACCAACACCAGGTTGTAACTGCTTTGGTAGCGATGAGGGTCTTAGGCAACTGTTTGGAGAGTATCTCGGCGGCCAACAATTACTAGTAGGAGAAGGTGATAATAACGGGCCATTTGAAAACTGATTGTTGTTGAAAACTGATTGTTGGGGTTGGGTTTGAGGTACTGGTTCAGAATCAAATAGAGTTTGCAACATTAAGGCTGAGGAGAAGCCATAAGAAATAGCAGCTGATGACGATGAGCTTATAGGAAAGCCAGAAGACGATGGTGAACCTAATTGGTCTAAAGATAAATCTTGATTCATGGGCTTGAAAACATTTATGATAGAAGATGATTCTTCATCGCCTAGGGCGCCAGTGTTCAACTTGGTGTTCATACCCATATCTTCTTGGAGCATAGAATTATGAAAATTGCTCTCACCTCTTCCACTACTACTGCGACTACAGCAAGATAATTAAGATGATAAAAGTTAGTGATGTTGATATAAAATTCAATTTCCACATAAAGCTAATTAGTACTATATATGAATTCAATTTCCCAATCATGAAGGTTCATATCATATTGATCTTTTTTTCTAAATCAATGAATACAACTAAGACTAAATAATTAAGGGTCTTCTCATGCATGAATttcaactaattaagaaaagtaGCTATTTAGCTAGCAAATGAATTAAAAGAACTTACAGGAGCAAAGCTTGGTTGAAATCTGAGGGTGTTGAAGATAACGATGATGAAAGACCAAAACCTATCATTTGCAAGGTGGAATCATGATCAGGCTTTTGAACATCTTGATATTGATCAAAATTAGCAATAGAATTACTATGATCACCACCGTCATGGTCATCAGAAACCGAGTTATTAATCTCACCGCAGGAAGACCTTGTTGCCTTGATGTCCACCATGTCGTTGGGGTACCCGAAGCCCCCCATATGATCATTAAAACCCACAGAACACGGTGACGCCGCCAGCACGTGTCTCGATGAACTCCACCATGGGTTGCCGCCACAAATCCTGGCTTGAAACTCCTCCGCCATAATAGTATTCAGCGCAAAAGTATAACGATTCGGTCACCCTTGTCCCGTGTTCTTAATTTGCCTTTAGTTTGAGGTCTCATGAAGTAGAAGTATTGATCATATAAGAGTGAGAGGGAGGGGCTATaactatatatacacacacacacacacacacacacaattagGAAATATGAAATATGGTTATGTGAGCTTTGCAAAGTTGCAATTTATACAAGTATATATCTCATACGGTTAGGACCTTACGGTGGGCACGGATACAGTAGATGCAAATTATTTTACGGGAATCCGGTTGACATTTTTTTAAGAGAGATGATTGGACAAAGAGCGTCCTGAATCGAATTTTCTTTGCGTTTTCTTTTAGCTTTGAATTTAttgttatttattatattttatccATATATTTTTTATGCCCTCGTCTCTTGCCTTTCattttttatagttattttattctatatatttttttttttttgtgtggaaaATTCTTATGGTGATGCTTGTGAATAAAGGGatgaatgatgatgatgatgatggtgttTGATCTGACCACCACCTCACTGTTTTAGACGAATAACTTACTTCTTTTTAAATGGTCTGTGTTGAAATCAGACGGTAGAAATTTGATCAGGGTCTTAGAATAATAATGGAAAAGTCCAAGCCCTAGtattaaaatccaaagattaGGACCCATGGGGGACTACTGGACCACGTATAAATGATTATGGGTTATTAGGCTACGCTTCTATGTTTCGAATTTCTAACCCCACGACATCGCAAGGGGCGAGTGACTTTCAGAGTCTTCATATGCTATTTGATCCTCAACAAATGTAATGTGGCACTTGtaattttgcatttttattcGCATCTTCAATGAAGGATGATGAGTAGTTTACATTAactaaattcaaaacaaagtaTTTACTTGACTTGATTATAATCTTCATATAAAAGAGCGATTAAAATGATATCAATGACATCTCAAACTATTCAGATTAAAGAAACTAACATATGATAAAGCAAACCTAACGACTGTAATTTGTGAAGCACACCATATTTGCCTAACGCCTTGTATAGGAAAATGGTGTGTTGTGTATGCTTATTTTCAAAATAACTTAATATTTTCATGGTTTGAAATCTTTAAAACATAGGCTTCTTCCTTTCATCAAATCTTTTTTTCCTATTCTAACAAACTTCAAGACCTCTTTTAGCACTGAATATCACTGGGTCAAATGATCATCAGTCTTATCTCTTAAATTTCGACAGTAAATTTGTCATTCTAACGCTGTATTAGACAGCCCCAACAATGTTGAATCAGAAGTTTATGTAACCATAAAAAATACCGAATGCAATCAGCCATGCTTATCTCACCACAAAGATCAAAAGGATTAGGATTTTAAGCCAGCAAGTTGGGGACTTTGGGAAGTTACGGGAGAAGAAGGCTAGCTCTATAACACTAGCTACTCAAGAAGGCTAGCTCTATAACACTAGCTACTCAAGAAGGCTAGCTCTACAACACTAGCTACTCCTTGAAGTGTGGTGGTTAATTCAGCAAGCGCAGTTGACTTGACAAATAATAGAGTTGCTGCTCCAATTTTCCATAGTGGGAGTCTGATATTTCTAAATTCGGATCACTTTGAAAATTTAAGAAGAGCATCAAATTTGTGGCTGATAGACTAAATGTCACATCTCGGTCTGGGCCTCCACTACATTCCGGGCTCGACTTCGCCGTAACATGATATTGTctactttgggccccgaccacaccctcacggttttgtttatgggaactcacacgagaacttcccagtgggtcacccattctaggattgctctcgcgtgaactcggTTAAccttggagttccgatggatcCTGAAGCcattgagctcccaaaatgcctcataCTACGTagaaatgagaatatacatataaggcttacaggatccattcCCCTtgatgatgtgggatgttacaatccaccccccttaagggtCTGatgtcctcgtcgacacacttccggccaggatTGGCTcttataccaaattgtcacatcccagctcgggcccccaccacatccccaacttgactccgccgtaacacgatattgtccgctttaggccccctGTACGACGGCGTCAGAGTTACCTATTATTGCAACCTATACGACAGTGCCGGAGTTGCCTATGAGttgtacaggttgcattaggcaactccgactcatgTGTTATCATATACTGATTTATGAGTCATACAGGTTGCGTTAGGCAACTCCTACTCATGGGTTaccatagattgatgagcacttGATTTATTATGTTGTTACCGATATGTAGAAATTGGAATATTCTTGGATTTACTATTGATTtacttttgatttcatacttatatgtaGTATGATTTCCTACACCCTATATAGGtattacagcgaggggttatatattttagaaggtctttattaaagctttattttcagggccactcactcttgtttttatccctccaggttctagaagTAGAGTTTTCGTATCGACAaggattcgtggcaaatcttggtattggagattaccttcgataGTATAATtttcaatccactctactgtactttacttatactctgacatcacgtgtgaaataggttcattcctgctcacaTTGCACTCTCGTATTTAGGCACttgtaggtttaaatttattcacattttccacatcactacactttatggcttcgtcaccttctaggtgtcggctAACACAGCTCAATTCGAAGCCTTAGTGGACAATTAGGGTCAAGGTGTTTGTGACAACCAAtccctaattttacgtttttatttattttaaaagcgtgaattggcgaaaatgccctagaggcaagaACTTTGACTTCCATTGATCATTATCTAGAGAAACGTATGACTTATTATTTTGGTGTATTTGTGTAGTACTTGTTGGTACGAACGCATAGGTGAAAGCCATTTGCGATtctggattataacggtatagttatggacgtttgaaattggttatttaCATTTTAGATTATTCAATTATTTGAACTCCCACCTTGTGGGAAAGAAGCCAATCAGCTTCAAGGAGAGAAGATAGGGACCaatgagaggagagaggagcAACCAATCAGCCAATTAGGAGAGGAAAAAAAGGATTTTTCCCCTCCATCCTGTGGACCCATTTACCCGCGCCGACCCGGAGTGGCTTTTGGCCACTTCCACCATTTTTCCAGGCGAAATTCAACTATCCATCACTTGCAACCTCTTCCACCATCTCCCATCTTCCAATTCCACCCAaagttgagggtttttaggtccaaAACCGTGTAAAACCATGCGGGTGACCAATGAAGTTTTGACGGTGATTCCGCCATTCCGGCGAGTCTCACCACTcaccaccacccttaatcaactccccTTGGACCTAGGAACAAGACCCAATCAGTTTTAAGGGCGTTGGAAGATCGAGGAAGTTGAATCGAAGAACACCCATCTTAGGGTTTCCGgcgggtttgagtgaaattggagctttttccagccaaattggacttgaccACAGGTTTGAAACTTTCTCCACTCACTGAGATCTATTTGTCTgtaatttttggtaatttttggaaatagttgaactTTTTCGGCGAGTCGGGGCTGCCAACCGCCATACGCGACGGCGGCGCAtggccagtgggccgacgaTATCTTTCTAAGTCCAATTAGATGCCCtgaattcataattgaaatctgTATGAAGTGGTTTGATTATTTGAACTTAGTTTCATTATGATACATCACTTGATCAAAACTTGAATTGacgattcgaccgttggatccccaccaaactttaatgtgttaaagaatataatatttgaggattgcTGGAACTAACGGATCAGGAATCCTATgaacggatcttcccgaattggatttcaaAGTTAGTAAAATTAGTTGTTGACCTCCTCTTGAATTGGCAATTGGTAGAGATCCAactgttggatcgtaatgaaactttagtatgatgtcgtagaagtataatgtggatctttagaaGTTACAAATTGGAAATTCGAGATACAGATCTTCCGAATTTAGTTATGTAGGGTTGTTACCCTACCGTTGATCTTTGACCgatggttgacttttggtcaatgggtctcaaatcattctagaacgtccttgggatgtgttttatgtaagttacgtgttttATTGATAAGAGTTTTGAGACGTAATTGAATATTTGTTCTAGGTGATGGTTGTTCGTGACGTCTtgatattcgtgctagggagtcgtagcgcggaccttaggtaagtgggtcttttttttttaatcgtaTATATAAAAATGATAGTTCCACAAACGCtcttaaattgatttatgcattttatgccaacAACAATTCCCTTTATATATTCTAaaatactatgaagttgttgagtttgcatcatggcatatccatacGCATATTACCtatatataattgttgtgaatgctttgaagtgctaAGGTGAACTCGGGTTgtgcaggtaagttcaggtgagtttatggtgttATCTGGAATGAATGAGTTATGGcatgaatatatttgtgttttatgCAACTTCGACActgtcgtacaagttgcaatactaggcaactccgacactgtcgtacaggttgcaataggcaactccgacactgtcgtacatgttgcaatagacaactccgacactgtcgtacaggttgcgtTAGGCAACTCCTACTCAtgtgttatcatagattgatttatgagtcgtacatgttgcGTTAGGCAACTCCAACTAACgtgttatcatagattgatgagTACCTGATTTTTATGCTACTGCCGATATGTAGTGATTGGAATATTCCTGGATTTATTAttgatttacatttgatttcatacttatacgtagtatgatttccTGAAAATTATACAAGTATTACAGCGAGGGATTATAACATTAGAAGGTTTTTATCAAAGCGTtatttcaggcccactcactcttgtttctttttcccttcaggttctagtagcagagttttcatatcgacgaggattcgtggcaaattttggtattggagattacctccGATGGTATGAtttcaatccactctactgtactttactcaTGCCCTGACGTCACATGTGAAattggttcattcccgctcacaacgcactcttgtatttagacacttctaggttttaatttattcacatatcccATATCATTACACCTTATGACTTTGTTACATTTCAGGTGTCAGCCAatacaactcgattcggagtcctagtggacaatcCGGGTCCGGATGTGTCACTAAAATTGGGGCTTTTAAACTAGCAAggaccacatttatatataatgaataaggggtttttgaactttaatttttaaagaatattaaaatttaataaaaacctgACGTTAGATTGAACATTGATTTTAGTCATTAACGTGTacttaattcaaattaaaattcatattatatatatatttttaatatttaatggatatcttatttaatattattacattaaattttaaatttattattatacagattttaattcattaattttatttaactttcTCTAATTAGTGTACCAAAACGTCTGtgtcataatatattttattaaacTAGTGTACTAATATGTCCATACCTAAATataaagaaaatatgcaaaaacataagcGTACCGAAAATtccgtacctaaatatatgatactaaactagtgtaccaAAATGTCAGTACCTAAGTATAttatactaaactagtgtactGAAATGTTCTTatctaaatatattgtaatgaattagtggcacataagaaaatatgcaaaaacataagttacCGAAAAATCTCTACGAAAATATTATCTTATATAAGGTACTTACCATAATCTGTACTAATTAAtgaaacactcattgtcaaccaaaaccctattaaattatcagtttaaccctctaattaaaacataacatgaataagaaatatggggtaaaaatgtaatttcacacaaccaaattttgctattttttttttcaaaggctcacctacatgtaatcataacatatctataattaaaaaaaaaaaaaaaacttcccactcccacattccccatcactctcttcctctctccttctatttcaaaaacaaaaataaaaaaatttctcacactttgtgtgtgcccatatgctagagagaattaaaatttataatattttcataaaatttaatttataaacacCATACAgttataaataaaaaggaaagagaTTGAATACATATGTTGACATTAAATAGAGTCTAGGgactaaaattaatttttaatcttgtataagatatttttctaaacttcatcttatttaaggattaaaatctaGTTTTCTAATGAATAAATATTATTGATGGCGGTCAATTAGGGCAAATGTGCAGGGACGAGTTTTCATTCTCAACTAAGCAAAACGCATTCTTACAGCCCATATTTTTTGACATTTCATTCAGATGTTAGTGACTATGATGTTCACCTAATTcttcacaaaaaataataagaaaatggtTGACTGCAATTATACATGGAGCTAAAAAGGAGTGTTAGGTCAGATCCATGAGTTTCTTCAACTGCTTTCCTTAATAATGATGTAAAGAATTAGCAAATATATTTTGACACATCCTGATCATACAAAATTGTCAGCTTCGGCACACGTGtggaataatttgtttcttttaatGAAATGATACAAAAATGTGCATCCCAAATTGTGTATAGTAGTGGTGAAAAGCAATCATGATTTATGCATATGCATTTTGGTTTGGGTTCGAACTCTAACTCTAACGATTACTCTTCCGCAACTAACTATTTAACTCTCATTAACACTATcactttattaaaaaaaaaaaattctcaaaaaagcTTCGGGTTCAAAaaaactttttaaaaaataaaaataaaaaattaataaagggaAAAAGAGGATATAAAAGAAGATCTTCGGACTGCTAATAAAAAACTCcagcagaagaaaaaaaaaggattcaAGTAAATTACAGATATGCCTTGTTTGATTTAAATTAGAGAGTATTTAACTGGTTAAGCATGCTTATGACTTATCCTTTGAGAGCAAAATGAGTCAACCGGGACCCATTGGGGCAGCCACGCGTGCGTCGACACTGGGGCCTCTCAAACTTTGGCTGAGCTCGACAACAGTCAAATGGCCCTGAGATTTGAGAGACgggttttccttcaatttttgtcatttcCCGTAGCTAACACGACGAAGCCAGCCAGACCGCCCACCTCTCATCCAATCACAGCCGTCCAATCTCATAACCAAATCATGGGCGGCATCTTTGTTCATTAAATAATCCATTATTCAAAACGTGGTATTCCTGCAAAATAGAGGGAAATGTAGAAGAAAAACCATGGTAATCCCGCAGGACAATTAGAAATGCGACTTAATTAGGAGGCCAGATTAAGCGATCTAGGGAGAGAAGATTTTAAATTATATAGTTTAATTATATAGTTTAATTAGGAGGCCAGATTAAACATTCTATAGTTAAATTATAAGGGCTTCATTTGgaagcttttaaaatgactgaaaaatttttttgttaaaaatatttttagaatcaatttttttatgtttttaaaattaCTTTCAAACAAGTCTTAAATCTTTTGCAACTATTAGAAGTTAATTATGTCAAATAGTATCGACCACTAGTCTCGACAGTTACGTCAAATTTTTACCGAGTACTAATTACAAaatgtttacttccttaagtgTTTTTTGGCACAAGATGCtgcattaaaaatattttctcttatAACTTAAAGTCGTTACCCTAATTAATGGCATGGGATAAGAGAAGAGTCGACTTTGCACTTGAGAGTAAGACACGATGTACTCGCTTTCTTTTTTGTCTTGATAAAGACATGGAAATTAGGTCACAGCCATCCAACTTTTGGATCTTCTTCTTGTATTTTTATGCATTCAGAAATGTTCCTCCAAAAAACTGACCACTTTGGACCCTCATGCTCATGTCACGCCTTGTGACTCCCTACCACACCTTCGaatgtttttgttcatcttTGTTCTTATAACTAATTgcttaatattaattaattatatatgttATGCAATTAACTACGATCATTGCACTAAGTTGCATCTATTATTATAGGCGCGTGCACTAATTGGGTTATCTCAAACATAAAAAGAAGAACGTAATTATTTCGATATGTTCCTAAGTTTATTATAATCATAATGCGTGTATGATCTTCAACATTCTCTCATACATGCAATAATATGAAATTAAGTGATTATTTAACCTTAGCTAGCACTGGTGATAATTTACTATTTCATATTGTTATCGACTATGCAATTGTATAACGAAAGTAATGATGTCATGCTGAGCAAGTCTTGAGGTGTGCACAaaatgaattcacatgtagtAAGAATAGCATATTGAAATCCTTTCAGAATCTGACACTCCAGAGTTCGTGAACCAAATAATCCAAACCGTTCAATCTAAATCATGCAATCCCTATTAATCCATCCCATTGACCCACCTTACACACAATCTCTCTCCAATATCCAAATATTTCTCTCTCTTGAACAACCCAAATTACGCGGTTCTTGGAATAGTCGCCATCACGTGGCATGCCtaataaaaatgatattaacaagaAAAATGAGAACAAGGTGGAAAAATGAGAAATTGATCAGtgatggttttttttgttttgtttttttcattaTAAAAACAATAGGAGTTCGAATGGCCACCAGTTGACCATGCGATTTTTATGTCCAATCTAAGGTAGTGGACCATTTGTGTTGTAAATCAAACGTGTTTGTCTAGCTAAGTATCCTTATAGTCAACCCCAAACTAAGTTAAACACGCACCAAAGTGAGAGCCGtccattctttcttttttcttgtttgcatttattttattttcttgtttcaaatGTCTATAGAAAAGCTTTATTACTATTTCGCGAGGCAATCCATATCGAtgtaatgaaagtgagggactTAAACCTTGTTTCAAGCATGAGCCCTAGTACCTTTGCCTCTCTTGCCCTTGCGATGAGTGGTCGAAGGCTGTGGTGCCTAAAGGACGGGCCAGACGCAGCAGAGCAACGACCCGA
This genomic interval from Malus domestica chromosome 05, GDT2T_hap1 contains the following:
- the LOC103419648 gene encoding transcription factor bHLH112-like isoform X1; translation: MAEEFQARICGGNPWWSSSRHVLAASPCSVGFNDHMGGFGYPNDMVDIKATRSSCGEINNSVSDDHDGGDHSNSIANFDQYQDVQKPDHDSTLQMIGFGLSSSLSSTPSDFNQALLLRSSSGRGESNFHNSMLQEDMGMNTKLNTGALGDEESSSIINVFKPMNQDLSLDQLGSPSSSGFPISSSSSAAISYGFSSALMLQTLFDSEPVPQTQPQQSVFNNNQFSNGPLLSPSPTSNCWPPRYSPNSCLRPSSLPKQLQPGVGGGSLHFSNNISTPFWNAPTPAALNQDNTIRSSNDLFSSSQAQYTTPSLSPFHEKKPNSNNFTTKANTNGDVQDSSSSVVKKSSSSACEPVFKRARIETPSPLPTFKVRKEKLGDRITALQQLVSPFGKTDTASVLHEAIEYIKFLHDQVSVLSTPYMKNGAPMQQQQGTDKMEEASEGAQQDLQSRGLCLVPISSTFPVANETTADFWTPSFGATFR
- the LOC103419648 gene encoding transcription factor bHLH112-like isoform X3; protein product: MAEEFQARICGGNPWWSSSRHVLAASPCSVGFNDHMGGFGYPNDMVDIKATRSSCGFGLSSSLSSTPSDFNQALLLRSSSGRGESNFHNSMLQEDMGMNTKLNTGALGDEESSSIINVFKPMNQDLSLDQLGSPSSSGFPISSSSSAAISYGFSSALMLQTLFDSEPVPQTQPQQSVFNNNQFSNGPLLSPSPTSNCWPPRYSPNSCLRPSSLPKQLQPGVGGGSLHFSNNISTPFWNAPTPAALNQDNTIRSSNDLFSSSQAQYTTPSLSPFHEKKPNSNNFTTKANTNGDVQDSSSSVVKKSSSSACEPVFKRARIETPSPLPTFKVRKEKLGDRITALQQLVSPFGKTDTASVLHEAIEYIKFLHDQVLSTPYMKNGAPMQQQQGTDKMEEASEGAQQDLQSRGLCLVPISSTFPVANETTADFWTPSFGATFR
- the LOC103419648 gene encoding transcription factor bHLH112-like isoform X2, with amino-acid sequence MAEEFQARICGGNPWWSSSRHVLAASPCSVGFNDHMGGFGYPNDMVDIKATRSSCGFGLSSSLSSTPSDFNQALLLRSSSGRGESNFHNSMLQEDMGMNTKLNTGALGDEESSSIINVFKPMNQDLSLDQLGSPSSSGFPISSSSSAAISYGFSSALMLQTLFDSEPVPQTQPQQSVFNNNQFSNGPLLSPSPTSNCWPPRYSPNSCLRPSSLPKQLQPGVGGGSLHFSNNISTPFWNAPTPAALNQDNTIRSSNDLFSSSQAQYTTPSLSPFHEKKPNSNNFTTKANTNGDVQDSSSSVVKKSSSSACEPVFKRARIETPSPLPTFKVRKEKLGDRITALQQLVSPFGKTDTASVLHEAIEYIKFLHDQVSVLSTPYMKNGAPMQQQQGTDKMEEASEGAQQDLQSRGLCLVPISSTFPVANETTADFWTPSFGATFR